A single genomic interval of Bacteroidales bacterium harbors:
- a CDS encoding P-II family nitrogen regulator: protein MKKIEAIIRKTKYEEVKQALHEIGIDFFSYWEVRGVGKATQERIYRGIKYDTSTIERILISIYVRDKFLQPTVDTLLTVARTGEIGDGKIFISECLNAYRIRTGEDGDEVLFIKGEQE, encoded by the coding sequence TTGAAAAAGATAGAAGCAATCATAAGGAAAACGAAATATGAAGAGGTTAAGCAAGCCCTTCATGAGATTGGTATAGACTTTTTTTCTTACTGGGAAGTAAGAGGAGTAGGAAAAGCTACCCAGGAGCGCATCTACCGTGGTATTAAATACGATACCAGTACCATTGAACGGATACTGATATCGATTTATGTAAGGGATAAGTTCCTGCAACCGACCGTTGACACCCTTTTGACCGTAGCCAGAACAGGTGAAATAGGTGATGGGAAAATCTTTATTTCAGAATGTCTGAATGCTTACCGGATCAGAACCGGGGAAGATGGTGACGAAGTACTGTTTATCAAAGGGGAACAGGAATAA
- a CDS encoding ammonium transporter, with amino-acid sequence MEDTLTIDSVAKNIEEIAISTDTIWVLIAAVLVMFMQPGFAMVEAGFTRSKNSANILMKNIMDFSFGSLVFWFVGYTLMYGEDIGGFIGKPDLFFNSDAVNSIPDKASLMFQTVFAATAATIVSGAMAERTKFNAYIIFTIAITLVIYPVSGHWVWGGGWLSEMGFHDFAGSTVVHSVGAWVGLIGASVLGPRLGKYINNKPMAIPGHNLTLAALGVFILWFGWFGFNPGSQLAASSESDAIAISHIFITTNLSAAAGAVMAMIVAWKRYRRPILSFALNGALAGLVAITAGCDIVSPGGAVVIGAIAGFILPFGVEFIDKILKVDDPVGAVTVHGICGAMGTILVGFFATDGGLLYGDGAQLLGIQAVGVLAVFVWALALAFILFKTLKATNGLRVERRVEEEGLDVYEHGETAYNM; translated from the coding sequence ATGGAAGATACATTAACAATAGACAGTGTAGCCAAAAATATTGAAGAAATAGCCATATCTACTGATACCATATGGGTGTTGATTGCAGCAGTATTGGTTATGTTTATGCAGCCGGGCTTTGCAATGGTAGAAGCCGGCTTCACCCGTTCCAAGAACTCTGCCAACATCCTGATGAAGAATATCATGGACTTCTCTTTTGGATCGTTGGTATTTTGGTTCGTCGGATACACACTGATGTATGGAGAAGACATAGGTGGTTTTATTGGGAAACCCGATTTATTTTTTAACAGTGATGCTGTAAACAGCATACCGGATAAAGCCAGCCTGATGTTTCAGACTGTTTTTGCGGCCACGGCAGCTACAATTGTATCAGGAGCAATGGCAGAACGAACCAAGTTCAATGCATATATTATTTTTACTATAGCCATTACACTGGTCATATACCCGGTTTCCGGACATTGGGTATGGGGAGGTGGCTGGTTATCTGAAATGGGCTTTCACGATTTTGCCGGTTCCACTGTGGTCCATTCTGTTGGGGCTTGGGTTGGTTTGATTGGTGCCTCCGTTTTGGGCCCCAGGCTGGGGAAATATATCAACAATAAGCCTATGGCGATACCCGGGCATAACCTGACTCTTGCAGCACTGGGCGTCTTTATACTGTGGTTTGGATGGTTCGGATTCAACCCGGGTTCGCAGTTGGCAGCCTCCAGTGAGTCTGATGCCATTGCCATATCCCATATTTTTATCACTACCAACTTATCGGCGGCAGCCGGTGCAGTTATGGCTATGATCGTGGCCTGGAAGCGCTACAGAAGGCCCATTCTAAGCTTTGCATTGAACGGTGCTTTGGCCGGACTGGTAGCCATTACAGCAGGATGCGATATAGTGAGCCCGGGCGGAGCTGTTGTTATCGGTGCTATAGCCGGATTCATCCTGCCATTCGGTGTTGAATTCATCGATAAAATATTAAAAGTGGATGACCCGGTGGGTGCCGTAACCGTACACGGAATATGTGGAGCAATGGGTACCATCCTTGTGGGTTTCTTTGCCACAGATGGAGGACTGTTATATGGTGATGGAGCTCAATTGCTCGGAATTCAGGCCGTGGGAGTACTTGCTGTGTTTGTATGGGCCCTGGCCCTGGCATTCATTCTTTTTAAAACCCTAAAGGCTA